CGCTTGTAGCGGATCCGGGTGCCGTCCTTGGAATCGACCTGATGGGATTTGCGGTCGTGGCTCTCCGTCGCCGAATACGCCTTGACGGGCACGTTCACCAGGCCAAAACTCAGGTCGCCGTTCCAAATGGAGCGCATGGGCCAATTGTGCCATTGTCGGCGGGAAAACCTGTGGGTTGCGAGAATGGACGGGGAGAATGACGAATAGGCGTCGACGCGAAGGGGTGCCGGGGTGAGCAGCGGCGGGGTCCTCGAGGTCGACGGCCATTCGATCAGCGTCACGAACCTCGACAAAGTCCTCTATCCGGCGACGGGCACCCGCAAGTTCGACGTGATCGACTACTACACGCGGATCGCCGATTTCATGCTCCCGCACCTGTCCGACCGCATCGTCACGCGCAAGCGCTGGCCGTCGGGCGTCGATGCCGCGCCCTTCTTCGAGAAGAACATGCCGGCCGGGGCCCCGGAGTGGCTGTCCCGGCACACCGTCGGCCACAGCAAGCGGGCCATCGTCTATCCGGTCGTCACCGGCCGCGCCGACCTCGTGTGGCTGGCACAGATGGCCGCGCTCGAACTCCACGTGCCGCAGTGGCGCACGTCGGACGACCTCGCGAACCGCATCGTCTTCGACCTCGACCCCGGCCCGCGGGTGCCGTTGCACCAGTGCGCGCAGGTGGCGCTGCTCATCCGCGATGTCCTCGCCGACGCCGGGCTGCGCTGCTGGCCGGTCACCAGCGGCGGCAAGGGGATCCACGTCTATGCGCGCATCGACCCGCCTGTGTCGCCGAACTCCGCGCGCACGGTCGCGCACGAATTGGCCGACGGTCTCGCCGCCGCGCACCCGGATTTCATCACGGCGACGATGACCAAGTCCGTGCGCGACGAGCGGGTCTTCCTCGACTGGAGCCAGAACAGCGCCTCGAAGACCACGCTGGCCCCGTACTCGCTGCGCGGTCGCGAACGTCCGTGGGCCGCGGCCCCGCGCTCCTGGTCCGAGCTCGCCGATCCCGACCTGCGCCAATTGACCTTCGACGAGGTCCTCGAGCGCGCCGAGGCCGACGGCGACCTCCTCGCCGGCCTCGATCCGGGGTGGTCGAGATCTCGATACGACCGCTCCTCCGTCGCGGTCACTCGATCCGGCGGTGGATCCGAGCCGCAAGGCGAGGAACCGTATCGAGACCGCCGCAAGGCGAGGAACCGTATCGAGACCTCGGAAGCCGACGATCCCACCGCGACCACCGTCGTCAATCTCGGCGAGTACCGCCGAAAGCGCCGACCCGGCAAGACCCCAGAACCAGGCGTCACCGACGACGAAGCAGCCACCCCTGTCGACGAACCCGAACCCGAACCCGAACCCGACGAATCCGAATCCGAGACCCCGCGCGAGGGCCCGATCTTCGTGATCCAAGAGCACCACGCCCGGCGCCTGCACTACGACTTCCGGCTGGAGCACGACGGGGTGCTGGTGAGTTGGGCGGTGCCCAAGAACCTGCCCGACGATCCGACGCAGAACCGGCTCGCCATCCAGACCGAGGATCACCCGCTGGAGTACGCGGATTTCGCCGGCGACATCCCGAAGGGCGAGTACGGCGGCGGGCACGTCGAGATCTGGGACACCGGGACGTTCACCGTCGAGAAGTGGCGGGCCGACGAGATCATCGTCGTACTCCGCGGCAGCCGGGTGCAGGGCCGCTATGTGCTGATCCGCACCGGCAAGGGGGACGACGACAAGAACTGGCTGGTCCACCTGATGGCCGACGAGCCGCGCCCGCTGCTCCCCGATTCCCTGCGCGATCCGCGCCCGATGCTGGCCACCGACGAGAACATCGAGCAGCTCGACGACAGCTGGGCCTTCGAGGGCAAATGGGACGGGTACCGCCTCATCGTCCGCTACGCCGACGGGAAGCTGCGCCTCACGTCGCGCTCGGGAATCGACATGACCGAGGATTTCCCCGAGCTCGGCGCCATGGCAGCCGATCTCGGGCTGCTCGACGTCGTGCTCGACGGGGAGGTCGTCGCCCTCGACCCGTCGGGGCGGACCAACTTCACCCTGCTGAGTTCGCGGCGCAACGCCACCGAGCCGTACCGGCTCAAACTGTTCCTGTTCGACATCCTCGCGCTCGGCGGAAAGTCGCTGCTCTCGACGCCGTGGGAGTCGCGCCGCCAGCTGCTCGAAGAACTCGGCCCGCTGTTCCGGGGCTCGCCCTACGTCGAGATCCCGCCGCTGCTGCCCGGCCCCGGTTCCGCCGCGGTCGCCGCCAGCCGCGAACACGGCTACGAGGGCGTGGTGGCCAAGCGCCGCACGTCGACCTATCAACAGGGTCGGCGGAGCAAGACGTGGCTCAAGCACAAGAACTGGTCCGACATCGAGGTGGTCGTCGGCGGGTGGCGCCCCGGTCGCGGCTCGCGGGAGAACACCATCGGCTCCCTTCTCGTCGGACTCCCGGAGGCCACGGGACTGCGATACGTCGGCCGGGTGGGCACCGGATTCACCGAAGCAGCGCTGAAATCCCTTGTGGCAGAACTGAAACCGTTGACGATCAGCCGCAGCCCCTTCCTCGACGCCCTCGACTCGCCGGTCGCCTCCAGTGCCACCTGGGTGTTGCCGAAAATCGTGGGCGAAGTGCAGTTCCTAGACTGGACGTCGAGTGGCCACCTCCGCCATCCCAGTTGGCGGGGCATCCGGCGCGACAAGCTGCCCGGCGACCTGTAGGAGACCGATGTTCGTCATCGCCCAGCTGTCCGATTTGCACGTGAACGGGACGCACCGCAACCGTGCCCGGATCGAGGCGGCCTTGCACTACGTGAACTCGCGCGCCGAGGGCATCGACG
This genomic interval from Gordonia sp. X0973 contains the following:
- a CDS encoding ATP-dependent DNA ligase, with amino-acid sequence MSSGGVLEVDGHSISVTNLDKVLYPATGTRKFDVIDYYTRIADFMLPHLSDRIVTRKRWPSGVDAAPFFEKNMPAGAPEWLSRHTVGHSKRAIVYPVVTGRADLVWLAQMAALELHVPQWRTSDDLANRIVFDLDPGPRVPLHQCAQVALLIRDVLADAGLRCWPVTSGGKGIHVYARIDPPVSPNSARTVAHELADGLAAAHPDFITATMTKSVRDERVFLDWSQNSASKTTLAPYSLRGRERPWAAAPRSWSELADPDLRQLTFDEVLERAEADGDLLAGLDPGWSRSRYDRSSVAVTRSGGGSEPQGEEPYRDRRKARNRIETSEADDPTATTVVNLGEYRRKRRPGKTPEPGVTDDEAATPVDEPEPEPEPDESESETPREGPIFVIQEHHARRLHYDFRLEHDGVLVSWAVPKNLPDDPTQNRLAIQTEDHPLEYADFAGDIPKGEYGGGHVEIWDTGTFTVEKWRADEIIVVLRGSRVQGRYVLIRTGKGDDDKNWLVHLMADEPRPLLPDSLRDPRPMLATDENIEQLDDSWAFEGKWDGYRLIVRYADGKLRLTSRSGIDMTEDFPELGAMAADLGLLDVVLDGEVVALDPSGRTNFTLLSSRRNATEPYRLKLFLFDILALGGKSLLSTPWESRRQLLEELGPLFRGSPYVEIPPLLPGPGSAAVAASREHGYEGVVAKRRTSTYQQGRRSKTWLKHKNWSDIEVVVGGWRPGRGSRENTIGSLLVGLPEATGLRYVGRVGTGFTEAALKSLVAELKPLTISRSPFLDALDSPVASSATWVLPKIVGEVQFLDWTSSGHLRHPSWRGIRRDKLPGDL